A stretch of candidate division KSB1 bacterium DNA encodes these proteins:
- a CDS encoding nucleotidyl transferase AbiEii/AbiGii toxin family protein, whose amino-acid sequence MIWQQLTEGARKQRVPLSTLVAEVFHLAVLEGLFARPESAKIAFQGGTCLHLVYGGYRYSEDLDFAGIEADAEFSRQLVSAARSAIEKMVVQMLGVGTAEWRLATVAKGKVASHWFFFQPQGQAQRYRLKIEFGRYPAYQAEEKVVRSTVDLLGRLPLVRALTPAELLAEKIAAVCGRPYLKGRDLFDVWYLTEVLGTRVDQDLLARKFSDYAVELTPQGFEDRTKAAARRSLMREMPRFLPERYRRQLGQDDYRLIQEKAMAVVWQSVRALGGE is encoded by the coding sequence CCCCTCAGCACACTCGTGGCAGAAGTCTTCCACCTTGCCGTCCTGGAGGGGCTTTTCGCGCGACCGGAAAGTGCGAAGATTGCCTTCCAGGGCGGCACGTGTCTCCACCTCGTGTATGGCGGGTATCGCTACTCAGAGGACCTGGACTTTGCCGGCATAGAAGCGGATGCGGAGTTTAGCAGGCAGTTGGTCAGCGCGGCTCGATCGGCTATTGAAAAGATGGTTGTGCAGATGCTCGGCGTCGGCACCGCTGAATGGCGATTGGCCACGGTGGCCAAGGGGAAAGTGGCGAGCCACTGGTTTTTTTTCCAGCCACAAGGACAGGCCCAAAGGTATCGCCTGAAGATCGAATTCGGACGGTATCCGGCCTATCAGGCAGAAGAAAAGGTGGTGCGTTCGACGGTGGATCTGCTTGGACGGCTGCCGCTGGTAAGGGCTCTCACTCCTGCGGAGTTGTTGGCCGAAAAGATCGCCGCAGTATGCGGCCGACCCTATCTCAAAGGGCGTGACCTTTTTGATGTGTGGTATTTGACAGAAGTCCTTGGCACTCGCGTTGATCAAGACCTCCTGGCGAGGAAGTTCTCTGACTACGCTGTCGAACTCACTCCACAAGGGTTTGAAGATAGGACGAAGGCGGCTGCGCGGCGTTCGCTCATGCGGGAAATGCCTCGCTTTCTTCCCGAGCGCTACAGGCGCCAGCTGGGACAGGATGACTATCGGCTCATTCAGGAGAAGGCCATGGCTGTTGTATGGCAGAGTGTGCGGGCCTTAGGAGGCGAATAA